The Pedobacter ginsengisoli region AAAAGAGCTGGAGAACCGAAAATACTGGTAAGCATAGGAACTACTTTTGATCATGAACATAAAAAGAACTTTTTTACTAAGGTAATTGAGGCTTTTGCTGATGAACCTTTAACTGTGGTTGTCGTTTCAGAACCCTCTTTGTTTGATGACTGGCCACAGAATTTTATTGTTCAGCGCAATGTTCCGCAATTGGATCTGTTACCTTATCTGGATGCTGTTGTTTGTCATGGTGGTCATAATACGGTTTGCGAAACTTTAAACAATGGCTTGCCAATGGTGGTTGTGCCAATCGCGTATGATCAATCACATGTTGCAGGAAGGGTAGTCAGAGTAGGAGCTGGTTTGAGACTAAATTTCAACCGGTTCAAATCAAAACATCTTAAAGATGCTGTCCGGGAAATTTTAATAACTGATTCTTTTAGAAAGGCTGCACAACAAATGGCTTTGTCATTTAAAGAGGCCGGAGGAACGGAAACTGCAGCCGATTTGCTTGTACAGTTAAGCGCAGTAAAATATGTTGAAGTATTAAATAATTAAAGAGAATTATGTCAAAGTTTTTGTTCGTTGTGCCACCTTTTTTCGGTCATATAAGCCCAACATTAAGTATAGGTGCCAGTTTAATTGCTAAGGGGCATGAAGTGAAATGGTTTGGTGTTGCACCACTTTCAGATTCTCATATTCCCGCAGGTGGCGAGTATATCTACCCTGAGGATGATTTGGTTGAACATCACGAAGAGCTTAAAAAAATATTAAAACGTCAGGATGATGGCCCGGCCTGTTCTGGTCCCGAAGTAATGAAACTGGCGCTTGAAGAAACGTATGTGCCTATTGCCCGCATTATGATGAAAGGCCTGGGTAAATTTGCAGATATATGGAAGCCGGATGTAATTATAAATGATTGTATCACTTTTGCAGGTGCATTATGCGCTTACATTAAAGGAATTCCTTGTGTTACCACTACACCTGTTCCGCCTGATGTGATGGGCGATACTGCAAACAGCGCCCCTAAAATATTTGAATGGCAGGAAAACCTGATTAAAGGATTGCAGCGGGAATTTGGGGTGCATGGTGATGAGATTGTAATTCACTCACATAAAATGAACCTCGTTTTTACTTCTGAAGAGTTTGCCGGAGCTCAGGACCCAATGCCTCATATGAAATTTGTTGGGCCTGTTAAAGGAAGGCCAAATCATGCAGATTTTGATTGGGAGCGATTGGAAAAAGCTATTACCCCTAAAGTGTTTGTCTCGCTAGGAACATTATTGGTCGACAT contains the following coding sequences:
- a CDS encoding glycosyltransferase; the encoded protein is MSKFLFVVPPFFGHISPTLSIGASLIAKGHEVKWFGVAPLSDSHIPAGGEYIYPEDDLVEHHEELKKILKRQDDGPACSGPEVMKLALEETYVPIARIMMKGLGKFADIWKPDVIINDCITFAGALCAYIKGIPCVTTTPVPPDVMGDTANSAPKIFEWQENLIKGLQREFGVHGDEIVIHSHKMNLVFTSEEFAGAQDPMPHMKFVGPVKGRPNHADFDWERLEKAITPKVFVSLGTLLVDIRKEFFGKLITAFANAPLTIVAATNPNIFEQWPENFIVNSFVPQAELMPKMDAVICHGGFNTVNDTFINGLPMLITPIAYDHFHTAKLIENAGCGIKIRYKRLRIEDMKKAVFELLENPVYRNASLRIKETFIAAGGNDRAVQLLEEFV